tcatttattcattcaataaattatttaaagaatATAAATCTTCACAATATTTGCATTACAAGGTATTAAAACAACTTATTAactcaattaattcaatcaataacAACCATTCCtcaaaagaataaaaaaaaaaaaaaacctgtTTTACTACGCCCGCAAAAAAACGTGGAACCACTCTCCTTCCCTACCAATCCTACCAATCTCTTAAGTGACTAATCAAATAAGTTActtaattatcaaaaaacaaaggaaaaacaaaggaaaaggaaaagggacaaaaaaaagaaaggatCCAAGTTTCAATATCTGTGTTTTCCAATTGTgggtttttttgtttttttttttctttttaagggggtttgaaaattttaatattaattttgaattttttaaaaaaacaaaatagtAATACTAAAATAATGTCTAATTCCAGTTTAGTCCCCACATATAATGGATATATCCATAACACAAGAGATGCATTAGCTGTGATTCAACAAGttattgataaacaattaGAACCAGTTTCTCGAAGACCTCATGAACGTGAACGAAATCTGCTTATAGTATCAGGAAAtgtatttgtatttattgAACAAATGTCAGGAATAAAAAGATGGACTGATGGAATTTCATGGTCACCTTCAAGAATTCAAGGACGATTTTTAGTTTATGGTGAAttggataaaaaaaatttgattgataaagataagaaaaagaaaaagaaacgtAAGTTTGGTCCTAATGATGAATACGATAATAGTGTTAATGATTCAGATTATGGCggtggtgttggtgttggtggtggtggtggaggagGATATAATAACCACCTTCATAACGACAATACAAATCATCTCAATAGAAATGCTCGATTAAGTTCAATGTTACTTGGGTCTGGTACTGGTAGTATCACTCATAATATACtagataataaatcattatcaactaCAAcatcagcaacaacagcagcaacaacaacaacaggaATGATTACTTCTTCAAATCataacaataattcaatgCTTTCTCACAATGTTATCCCTGCATCAAGTTCATTTTTATGTGATTATAAAACCAGTCTAGGTAATGGACCTATGGTATCAACTGCTATACTGCAAAATGGATTAGTGAAAAAAACCATCACTGTGACAACTACAaccaaagaattaaatatgGAAGGTAAAAATGAAACTCAAACAATTCATCTTGTAagttattataataaagaaGATGTTGATTCAGGGAAATTACAACGTCCTTCAGAATCTGATTTAAAACATGTTCAAATTTCTCCAACATTATGGACCCTGGTTCAAGAAAATTCATTAGGAGGTAAAGGTccaattgaagatgaagaaagtTATGGAATCGATattcataatcaatataCAAATGTTACTTATGTtccacaacaacatcaacaacaacaacaacaacaacatcaacaacaacttcaacaacaacaacatcagcaacttcaacatcaacatcaacatcaaccacttcttcatcattctCCATCGGTAATAGGAAGTACAACCAGTAttgtcaataataattcatcaatatccaATGGAAGTTATGGTAATAGTTATTCGAAAAATATGTCACGTTCATACAATAAATATTCCAATTCCCAAGTTTCTCAATTACTGTATCTGTTACCACCTTCTCAATCAGATTCATTGAttacaacaaattcaattggaaCAACATCTACAAATGTGAAACGTGAAGATGATTCacataacaataatattaattcatCTAGTGGAAATGAGaatcaatatataaatgCCCTTGGTCATCTGCATACTTTGTCATATGGTGGTCAAGGATATACAACtgatactactactactggtACTGGTACTGGTACTGGTACTGGTATGGCAACACCAgcatataataattattcacAAACAACTACAAATACAAACATCACTACACCtttgcaacaacaaaatcaatatgGTCAATATGTTCAATATGGGGTGGCTCCAAGTACCATAAGTGGTACCAATTCtaattccaattccaaCTCCAATTCCAACTCCAACTCCAACTCCAActccaataataattccaataataataataatactattggtggtggtggtactGTGGCGCATAATATTCCTCAAGATGTTTATTCTGGTCATTATACAAGTTTTACTCAACCTCATTATCCCCAACAAATTTATCCTCAATATCATATGACTacaaataattcaattgatcaatataatacaaattcaattaatcatcatcaatatcactCAACCATTAACACTAACACTAACACTTCTActaccaacaacaacaacaacaacaataataataataatagtttttCTCGTACAACAGGAGTAGGATCTAAACGTAAATCAAGTGTTattagtaatagtaatagtaatagtactagtggtggtggtaataataacaataacaataattataGTTATAGTTCAAATAGTTCTATTTCAACTACTCGACCACTGATAATTAGTActaatacaacaacaacaacaaatagtACAACTACTGGAAATTCTAGTTTTAGTGGATCtagtaataatataactacaaattcattaatgaaTAATCCTTGGTTTAATAGTGCTACAAATATGggattaaattcaaattatattacaagttcaaataataatagtactAGTGGTGGTAATcatggtggtggtggtggaattggaattggaaataatgaatatgaaCCAATGCCTTTAACTAATAgtaatactactactactgctggtgctggtgctgcTAATATTCCTGGTTACtatcaacagcaacaacaacaacatattCCTTCTCATGTTGGTTCTATtactcaacaacaacaacaacaagtagTTAGTGGAGTGACAACATCACATATTATTCATAATCATCcttatcttcatcatcaaacaTATGGACAAGGATctaataattctaattctggtgataattcaattcttagtggcaacaataataatggtggtagatcaagtaataataataataatataattacTAGTTCTTCAGGTATCACaagttcttcttcttctaataataataataatactagtGGTGATAGAACTTTAATATCTACtggaacaacaacagcaacaacaacaacagcatcagcaacaacatcagcaacaacagcatcaacagcaataacaacaacaacagcacAAGAAGAATCAGTAGGTGGTAATTCTTCAGGTTCATATTATACTAGTactaattaaaaaaaaaaatgcttAGTGGGGTTGGGTTTGGGTTTGGGTTgggtgttttttttttttttttagagaTTTTGATTGTAAAGCCACCCCTCTCCGCCGCCGCCGCCGCTTGTTTGCTTGCttgtttgattgatttgtttgattCTTACATATGTCCAAGTGTACAAAGGTAATGTGTGTtgtgatttgatttgatttgattaaagttctaattattattattattattatgatatcttattttcaatatttttgtgtttatataaatagatatatatattgtgGATTTCTGAATTATCACTCTTATAGTATTTACAGTCTTATTGTATGTGTGTATgttttgatatatatatatatatatactaaTATACTAATATACTAATATACTAATATAGGTTTTACAtgattaatatatttactgtgcttttttttttttggtacgtaatattattattattattattatttgtaaaTTCATTTGCAATCAGGTgaagttaaaaaaaaaaaaaaaaaaaaaaaaaggtgcTGGAGAAAGAGTATTCTTTGTGGGGGGTGATATTGAAtaagagagagagagagagatatataaatgaataataatgataatgattatgTATTAACCATTTGTCATTGCAAAAATCAACTTTGATATATATGAAgtcaaaacaacaaaaaaaaggaaatagAGAAATGGTGGATGttttgtatatatatatttatatatatatatattttttttctttttgaacaaaaggtttgatttaaaaatattcgaaaaaaaaaaaaagaaaaaagtaCACAAAAATCATAAAGATAATATCAAATCCATATCCATATCCATATCCATATCCATATCAATTCATAACCCTATTTCATGATTAACATACTTTTATTATACGTaaagccaaaaaaaaaaaaaataataataataaaataaatttatttatttaaatccaTGAAAACTTTAATTCCAAATTCAGAATTTTAAGTATCgaacaaacaaactaaCAAACTTACAAACAAACTTATAAACTAACAAACTAAGAAACTAACAAACTAAGAAACAAACTAACAAACTAACAAACAAACttacaaacaaaaatttgaagtaaatattttttaaaaaaaaaaaatgaaaaaaaaaaaagaaattttatttaattgaagatctctcgtttttttttatacaatattttttaaaaaactaTCGCTAccactaataataataataatgataataataataagaagaatcaaaatttaGAGTTTTATAAGTTATAAGTTATAGTTAATAGGTTAtgtataataattttttcattacttttaacattaatttttgaccaataatgaaaaaataaatagatagagtttgtgtgtgtgtgtgtgtgacaaaaaaaataaaccaattttaatgcaatgaagaaagaagaaagaagaaagaagataAAATCCTTgggaataataataataataataataataataataagatttatttatttattcctTTAGGGGCaagaagtagtagtagtagtagtagtagtagtagtagtagtagtagtagtagtagtagtagtactagtagtagtagtagtagcaaaagaaccaaaaaaaaagttgcaGCATTAAGGCGGTATATTGCAGTTTAAGTAATTTTGCAGCTTTGACAATATGCAGTACCgccaaaaaaattggggtttaggtgttggtgttgattGAATTTGGATATATTTACGGATTGAAAGTTCAAAGATTATACACACTATCGCCTCCTCAAATAGTTCCATTATGGTAGTATGGGCTATTCCCCCCGCCCCCCCCTTTTCAATTATTCAtcattgatttaatttcctaaataataataaaaaaaaacaaaaaaaaaatgcctCAAAGTCAACTTCTGGTGGTAAATGAaatttggttgttgttgttgttgttgttgttgttgttgttgttgttgttgttgttgttgttgttgtagttgttgttttgcCACTTTTATATGGTGAGATCAATTCTCTTCATTCTTATATTCCTTAcgatatattatatttcttACAACACTATTAATATAAAGGTATATATTCTGTTTTGGAAAAGATTTACTAGTTTATTCTAACAATACTGCTAAGAGtttgtttaatatatttttgaaattgactTGAAATAGATAAGTGGTGAGAGGGGGAGGATAAATGTTCATGAATTTctttgaataaaaaaaatgacaaaggatttatttcattattgttttcacTAGATTATAGATTCACAGATATTGTTTGTAAAAATCTATTAagtgtattattattaagaaTGGGAAATGTCTTGTTGTGAATTACAAGATTACAAACAAATTACTCCATTcccaaattcaataaatcctgattttgattgaaaTCTTGTTTGACTATAGTATTGACAATATATAGGAAGACAAAACAATATCACTTCAAATACATATCTATAAATTTTGaatctaataatattataattaaattaataacTAGAGGGTGTTCAAAGTTCCAATTTAATCATTTTTTCTGGACACACACacaattcaaaatatttccATTACCCCCTTAAAATTaatcttcattattttatttaacaatactagtactactactacttacAAAAAGGCAAAggttttttgatttattttttaacatacaaatcaaacaaagttaactttattattattattattattattagcaTGATTCGGCTATTTTTTCTGTCATCCCTTTTTTTGGGTAAAAATACAGTTTTCATTCTTTTGGTTTGTTTAACcgaattcaattttttttttctttttctttttatgaTAATTAAACTGTGTGTTGGGGATACAATTGGttttaataaaactattaagatcaacaattaagtttaaaaattaagtttttaattaaaaactTTGATACTTCTATacattattgttattggtcTATTaccaaaaaacaaaaaaaaaaaaaaacccaaacaaccaacaaccaaaacatatttttttgcaacaatggctaattaaaaaaaaaaaaaaaaaaggaaaagcAAGAACTAGATAATTAGTACTGATTCAATACAAAacgtttattattatttgagaCAGGTTAATTCTCAATTGATGGTTTAAATTGAAGAATGAACGAGTATTGGAACCTCAGTTAATAAAGTAAACTAGAAACATATTGAACCTGGCATATTAATGTGAATAGGATTTAATCAAGAAGTTATCAACTGAGCTTTCTCTGAACCAAAAAATTTCTAAACTGGATGAATTTCAGGTTATTACTTACTTCTGAAGAAAGTTTTTGTAATATGCTACTTCTAAATATTAGAAATTTATAGTTGATCAACATTTGAGGTTTATTTCTCATATGTCCAAAAAGctttgatatatatatatatatatatatatatatatgctaggaaattattaattctaGCTTAACTACAGATTTATTTCAAAGAGACTACTCTAATTAAATGACATGCTACAGTTTTTGTCCACCTAAATTCCCTGTATCATGAAGTACCATAAATTTTTGTCAAAAATACAACTTGTCTCTTATTAATAGCTTACTAAACATACAACCAAATAGGGGGGGTTTTTCTAGTCATTGAAAATCACAAATGACCAGTAAATTAAGAGAACCccattttttcaatgattgCAAAAACtgtctaaaaaaaaaaaggagagAGAAAAATGTTTCTTTGCAACACAGCTTATAAAAAGTTTTGCGTACGTTTGTGATTAATAGATTGATCATTTTTTGTTACACATAATCGGTTgtcaatataaataatttgaCCAATCAGAATcacagaaaaaaaaaattctttaatgTTTAGTTTTTTCCTGAATATTCCGGTCGGATCTAAATGTTTCTTTTGTGATGTAGGTACCATCttaatcaacaatatttttcaaaaggGTCACACCTTTATTGATTATCATCAACTAGATTTGCCAcagtctttttttttttaaaaaaaaaaaaaaaataaagatgGTTATGGAAATTCCAATGCAAAGTCTGTGTGTGTGCATGTGTGCGTGTATGACCCAAAAATAATTGGTtgtaaatgaaaaagaagaagaagaagaagatgtgTGTGTGCGCGTGCGTGCGTGCGTGTGTgatctatatatatattttttatttttttggatcAACGTTGTCACTGTTTCATACTCTCTCACTCAATctatttaatattatttgattggttttcatttcatcattttcaacaaaaacacacacacactctctctctctaagaaaacaaagaacaatacaatacaaaaaaaagaaaagaaaagcaaaaaaaaaatttccatcaaaaaaatccctcctcttctttttttttttttttttttcaaattcatcaagatTTAATAGATCATTAATAACTATTCAATAATGTCCACTCCAAGTGAATATAAACTCCCTCAATATACTGTCAAAGATTACGCTTCATTTGCTTTAGCTGGTGCTATTGGTTGTGGTGCTACTCATGGTGCCATGACTCCAATTGATGTCGTCAAAACTAGAATCCAATTAGAACCAACCGTTTATAACAAAGGTATGTTGGGTTCTTTTAAACAAGTTGTTCAAACTGAAGGTGCTGGTGCTCTTTTAACTGGGTTGGGTCCAACTGTTTTGGGTTATTCTTTACAAGGTGCTTTCAAATTTGGTGGTTACGAATTATTCAAGAAAACttttattgaatatttggGTTATGACACTGCTAAACAATATAAAgattcaatttatattgGTTCATCTGCTTTAGCTGAATTTTTTGCTGATATTGCTTTATGTCCATTGGAAGCTACTAGAATTAGATTGGTTTCTCAACCAACTTTTGCCAATGGATTAATTGGTGGATTCTCAAGaattttgaaagaagaaggtgTTGGTTCATTCTATAATGGATTCACTCCAATCTTATTCAAACAAATTCCATATAATATTGCTAAATTCTTGGTTTTCGAAAGAGCTAATGAAGCCATTTATAATGCTATTCCAACTCCAAAAGTCGATTTATCCAATGCTGCTCATACTGCTGTTAACTTGGGTGCCGGTATCATTGCTGGTTGTGCTGCTGCCATTGTTTCTCAACCTGCTGATACTTTATTGTCTAAAGTCAACAAAACCAAGAAAGCTCCAGGTCAATCCACTGTTGGTTTGTTGGTCCAATTAGCTAAACAATTGGGTGTCACTGGTTCATTCGCCGGTTTACCAACAAGATTGGTTATGGTTGGTACTTTGACTTCCTTACAATTCACCATCTACGGTTCATTGAAGAAAGCTTTGGACTGTCCACCAGCCGTTGCTTTGTAAGCAGGTTTGTGATAAGGATTTAGTTTACCATGAATGAATAAGCGGGATTTAGGGAGAGGGGGAGTaggaggaggaagaagaagaagaatataaTGGAAAAACGTTTAGAAATATGAGGAAAGTGAAGAAAAGTATAAAGATTTTGTATGTTTTGTCAATTGGAAGATATTTTTGTTACAATCTTACTgtgaataattatttatttttactattattatttattttattttattttttattgtttttattattcttattattatttgatttgatagaGAGACATTattagaaagaaagaagaagaagaacgATTCCACCCttccaaataattttgaattatgtATATATGTAGTTGTGGCTGTTAATCAATTGCAAAAGAAGAACATTTAgatcaattatttatttttattcattcTATTTCATTCTTATTGATGTTTGTATAGTCCTTTGTTTTATTCATTCTAGTTTATTTAACCTTGTTTAATAAAGTTAATTATACAAAAAGTTgatgtaaaaaaaaattgaaaatggatTGTTTTGCACATCTTATCtgttcttttattttttagtCCTGCAACCATTATGAAAGTTGAAAGTTGTAACTACAAAACTTCTTTGTATAAATTGGTTAATCCTCCAAATGATTTTTCCAATAGATACTCTAAATTAATACTTTCTATTGTTGGTATATGAAATTCTGGTGTAATTTCTAACCAAATGTTTGGAGCACGTGCAATGGAATCTGCCAAggtttttttaaaaaatattctACAACTACTGTTTGagttttcatttaatattaaCAACTGTAGATTACCAACAAGTAAAGGTTTCCCCAAAACCTTTTCTTTCGTCACATAAGGATCTTTTCAAATGGATTTCCtggtttgtttatttgGCCATTTGAACGATGATGTAtggacaaaaaaaaaaaaaacggaTCATAATATGTTTATCGTCTAATAGAGATCAATTGggaataaaccaaaaatcaCAAAGCAATCACTGGAATTGACATATTTAGAGATAAAGCATGGTTTTTATATACTAGTTACTATCGCCTTGGTTATGTAGGCAAATTATCGGCTTTATATATGGCTTATATCCCGCCAGGTTATCCCAGTTTTTA
This is a stretch of genomic DNA from Candida dubliniensis CD36 chromosome 1, complete sequence. It encodes these proteins:
- a CDS encoding mitochondrial import receptor, putative (Similar to S. cerevisiae MIR1;~Similar to C. albicans MIR1), whose amino-acid sequence is MSTPSEYKLPQYTVKDYASFALAGAIGCGATHGAMTPIDVVKTRIQLEPTVYNKGMLGSFKQVVQTEGAGALLTGLGPTVLGYSLQGAFKFGGYELFKKTFIEYLGYDTAKQYKDSIYIGSSALAEFFADIALCPLEATRIRLVSQPTFANGLIGGFSRILKEEGVGSFYNGFTPILFKQIPYNIAKFLVFERANEAIYNAIPTPKVDLSNAAHTAVNLGAGIIAGCAAAIVSQPADTLLSKVNKTKKAPGQSTVGLLVQLAKQLGVTGSFAGLPTRLVMVGTLTSLQFTIYGSLKKALDCPPAVAL